A region from the Geobacter benzoatilyticus genome encodes:
- the purB gene encoding adenylosuccinate lyase codes for MIERYSRPEMARIWEARNRYQKWLDIEISACEAHAELGNIPHEAVERIKSKADFDVERIDEIEKTVKHDVIAFLTSVADYIGDDSRFVHLGLTSSDVLDTSFAMLLVEASDLIIDDIKRLMEVIKRRAYEHKDTPMMGRSHGIHAEPVTFGIKMALWYDEMRRNLRRMEAARETIAYGKISGAVGTFANIDPRVEEYVCKNGGLKPAPCSTQVIQRDRHAEFFATLAIIASSIEKFAVEIRHLQRTEVLEAEEFFSKGQKGSSAMPHKRNPVLSENLTGLARLVRGYAVSAMENVPLWHERDISHSSVERVIGPDATIVIDFMLNRCIGLIDNLVVYPENMMKNLNLMRGLIFSQRVLLKLANAGASRENAYGLVQRNAMKVWEQGKDFQEELLADADVRSFLPEEEIREAFDLNYHLKHVDTIFTRVFGG; via the coding sequence GTGATTGAACGTTACAGTCGTCCTGAAATGGCCCGTATATGGGAAGCTCGCAACCGTTACCAGAAGTGGCTCGATATAGAAATTTCCGCCTGTGAAGCTCACGCTGAATTGGGTAACATCCCCCATGAGGCCGTGGAACGGATCAAGTCAAAAGCTGATTTCGATGTTGAGCGGATCGATGAAATCGAAAAGACCGTCAAACACGATGTTATTGCTTTTCTCACTTCTGTTGCCGATTACATCGGCGACGATTCGCGATTCGTGCATCTGGGCCTGACCTCTTCTGACGTTCTTGACACTTCCTTCGCCATGCTGCTGGTCGAGGCGTCCGATCTCATCATCGATGACATTAAACGTCTTATGGAAGTGATTAAGCGGCGTGCTTATGAGCACAAGGATACGCCGATGATGGGGCGCTCCCATGGCATACATGCCGAACCGGTTACCTTCGGCATCAAGATGGCGTTGTGGTATGACGAGATGCGCCGCAACCTTCGCCGGATGGAAGCGGCACGCGAGACCATTGCCTACGGCAAGATCTCCGGGGCGGTCGGAACCTTTGCCAATATCGACCCCCGTGTCGAAGAATATGTCTGCAAAAATGGCGGCCTCAAGCCGGCTCCATGTTCAACTCAGGTAATCCAACGGGACCGTCATGCCGAGTTCTTTGCCACGCTCGCAATAATTGCCAGCTCCATTGAAAAATTTGCCGTGGAGATTCGCCACCTGCAACGTACTGAGGTGTTAGAAGCCGAAGAGTTCTTCAGTAAGGGGCAGAAGGGCTCATCCGCCATGCCCCATAAACGCAATCCGGTTCTCTCCGAGAACCTTACCGGTCTGGCTCGCCTCGTGCGGGGCTATGCGGTGTCGGCCATGGAGAATGTGCCACTCTGGCACGAACGTGACATTTCCCACTCGTCGGTTGAGCGTGTCATCGGCCCCGATGCCACCATAGTCATAGATTTCATGCTCAATCGCTGCATCGGTCTCATCGACAACCTCGTTGTCTACCCTGAAAACATGATGAAAAATCTCAATCTCATGCGAGGGCTTATATTCTCGCAACGGGTACTGCTCAAGCTTGCCAATGCAGGTGCTTCCCGCGAGAATGCCTATGGGCTCGTTCAGCGCAATGCCATGAAGGTCTGGGAGCAGGGGAAGGATTTCCAGGAAGAGCTTCTTGCAGATGCCGATGTGCGCAGTTTTCTCCCCGAGGAAGAGATTCGCGAAGCGTTCGACCTCAACTATCATTTGAAGCATGTAGATACAATTTTCACGAGGGTTTTCGGTGGGTAG
- a CDS encoding MBL fold metallo-hydrolase has translation MRVCLLASGSKGNSLFIETEESRILIDVGLSAREIVRRLAVIGVDASELDGVFVSHEHVDHVRGVDVLSRKFHIPVHISYPTHQKIREGIRDTDVVEFESGYSFCFRDLLIDPFSITHDACDPVGFTIECRDGKAGIATDLGIATRLVSDKLKGCRVLVIESNHDEEMLMDGPYPWHLKQRIKSRHGHLSNHDSATLLAEVLHPGLEGLFLAHLSEVNNDPAIARQVTANLLTSQTTCSPRLIVGDQYCPSEILNL, from the coding sequence GTGAGGGTTTGCCTGCTTGCCAGCGGGAGCAAGGGAAATTCCCTGTTCATCGAGACGGAGGAGAGCAGGATTCTCATTGATGTGGGCCTGTCGGCTCGCGAGATTGTTCGCCGTCTTGCCGTGATTGGCGTCGATGCTTCCGAGCTTGACGGAGTCTTTGTAAGCCACGAACATGTGGACCATGTCAGAGGGGTCGACGTTCTCTCCCGCAAATTTCATATACCGGTACATATAAGCTATCCGACTCATCAGAAAATTCGGGAGGGGATACGTGACACTGACGTGGTAGAGTTCGAATCGGGCTATTCGTTTTGTTTCCGCGACCTGCTCATCGATCCTTTTTCCATCACTCACGATGCCTGCGATCCGGTTGGATTCACCATTGAATGCCGGGACGGAAAGGCGGGGATTGCTACCGATCTCGGCATAGCAACACGGCTCGTTTCGGACAAACTCAAGGGGTGTAGGGTTCTCGTGATCGAGTCGAATCACGACGAAGAAATGCTGATGGATGGTCCGTATCCCTGGCACTTGAAACAGCGGATAAAATCCCGCCATGGGCATCTGTCAAATCATGATTCAGCGACGCTACTTGCCGAGGTGCTGCATCCCGGCCTAGAAGGCCTTTTCCTTGCTCACCTGTCAGAGGTTAACAATGACCCGGCCATTGCCCGGCAGGTTACCGCGAACCTCCTGACCAGCCAGACCACCTGTTCACCCCGGCTTATCGTCGGGGATCAGTACTGTCCGAGCGAAATTTTGAACCTGTAA
- a CDS encoding ATP-binding protein: MIKNLEKRIFLFAFVILFLTITVNSLMDIVGFRRDYIQALILRSQSLGASLRGNMEKVVALGLDVRDIEGLSDKCREVVASSPEIAYCVVTDSEGAILHLSDPIYRNLRFDIIKKAFTTRLDQSIHLIGADGSYYDTVTPVYSPDGKQVALLHIGFSVHAISAKVQEIILRSLVLLVIVLSISFSLVVIFVKRSIGQPIAALLGGVKKVSEGDFDYRIEELFVGEFDELARNVNIMSEALKNREVEIRHNYQELENIHNDLHSSYLKLESLSLDLEKSEELYKSLLEDASDAIVVIDENDMVKLVNKMAEDFFDRGASELTGLPLSRMLTLVGAQNAPIVYNFFQEAGKGKHVAEEIRLLKNNTELVVGLIHANIITIGAEKLIQAIIRDVTREREILFNLEKSASDLARLNKMKDSFLGIASHELKTPLTVIMGYAELILTEAPEKVDPNVLDMVQNIANAAARLDNIVKDMVDVSMIDEKRLELTLDEVDVNRLVEDSRNELCFFLSKRKQQLDLELDETIPSIRGDAARLMQLLSNVIVNAIKFTPDGGRITVSTRAKYLLRSKQTPTLDPIQSLVNIGKEQHLYVEITVADTGIGIDVDDQLRIFDKFYEVGNIEEHSSGNVAFKSRGAGLGLSIAKGIVEMHGGEIWVESPGYNPDQFSGSTFHIVLPLNPITGDGTVDYLNLLK, translated from the coding sequence ATGATAAAAAACCTTGAAAAAAGGATATTCCTATTCGCATTTGTGATCCTCTTTCTTACGATTACCGTCAACTCCCTGATGGATATCGTGGGATTCAGGAGAGATTACATTCAGGCGCTTATCCTCAGGTCTCAAAGCCTTGGGGCCTCTTTGCGCGGGAATATGGAGAAAGTTGTCGCGCTTGGCCTTGATGTTAGAGATATTGAAGGGTTGAGTGATAAATGCCGCGAAGTTGTCGCCTCAAGCCCTGAGATTGCATACTGCGTTGTCACCGACAGCGAGGGAGCGATTCTCCATCTGAGCGATCCCATCTACCGAAATCTCCGTTTCGATATTATCAAAAAGGCATTTACCACTCGCCTCGATCAAAGCATTCATCTAATTGGGGCAGATGGTTCCTACTACGATACGGTAACTCCGGTTTATTCCCCAGACGGTAAGCAAGTTGCTCTTCTGCATATCGGTTTCTCGGTGCATGCAATTTCTGCAAAGGTTCAGGAGATTATCCTGCGTTCTCTTGTACTGCTTGTCATCGTTTTGTCAATTTCGTTCTCTCTTGTGGTTATCTTTGTCAAGCGAAGCATCGGTCAGCCCATAGCGGCGCTACTTGGCGGAGTGAAGAAGGTTTCCGAGGGTGATTTTGATTACCGGATTGAGGAGCTGTTCGTCGGAGAGTTTGATGAATTGGCCCGCAATGTAAATATTATGTCGGAAGCTCTCAAAAACCGCGAGGTGGAGATCCGGCATAATTACCAGGAATTGGAAAACATCCACAATGATTTGCATTCCTCTTATCTCAAGCTGGAAAGTCTGAGCCTTGATCTGGAAAAGTCTGAGGAGCTCTACAAGTCCCTGCTTGAAGACGCGAGTGATGCTATTGTCGTAATTGACGAAAACGATATGGTCAAGTTGGTCAATAAGATGGCGGAAGACTTCTTCGACCGTGGGGCCTCCGAACTCACAGGTCTTCCCCTTAGTCGAATGCTGACCCTGGTGGGCGCACAGAATGCACCAATTGTATATAATTTTTTCCAGGAGGCTGGGAAGGGGAAGCACGTTGCCGAAGAAATTAGGCTCCTTAAAAATAATACGGAACTGGTTGTCGGCCTCATTCACGCCAACATCATCACCATTGGTGCGGAAAAGCTGATCCAGGCAATCATACGGGATGTTACCCGTGAACGGGAAATTCTCTTCAATCTGGAGAAGAGCGCATCAGATCTTGCCCGTCTCAACAAGATGAAAGATTCGTTTCTCGGCATTGCTTCGCATGAGTTGAAGACCCCTCTTACGGTTATAATGGGCTATGCGGAGTTGATATTGACCGAGGCTCCGGAAAAGGTCGATCCGAATGTCCTGGATATGGTGCAAAACATTGCCAATGCAGCAGCACGTCTCGATAACATTGTAAAAGACATGGTCGATGTGTCGATGATCGATGAAAAGAGGTTAGAGCTGACGCTGGATGAAGTCGATGTGAACCGCCTTGTGGAAGATTCCAGAAATGAACTTTGCTTCTTCCTGTCAAAACGTAAGCAACAGCTCGATCTCGAGCTTGATGAAACAATTCCATCAATTAGAGGTGATGCTGCCCGACTCATGCAACTCCTTTCGAATGTGATCGTCAATGCCATCAAGTTTACACCTGATGGCGGGCGCATTACCGTTTCCACGCGGGCAAAATATCTTCTGCGCTCAAAGCAGACTCCGACGCTGGATCCGATCCAGTCATTGGTCAATATCGGCAAGGAACAGCACCTTTATGTGGAGATTACCGTTGCCGACACTGGTATTGGTATCGACGTAGACGATCAGCTTAGAATATTCGACAAATTCTATGAGGTGGGTAACATTGAGGAGCACAGTTCGGGGAATGTGGCGTTCAAATCCCGGGGAGCCGGCCTGGGTTTATCTATCGCCAAAGGAATTGTGGAGATGCACGGCGGCGAAATATGGGTCGAATCGCCGGGCTATAATCCCGATCAGTTTTCCGGTTCCACGTTCCATATAGTTCTTCCTCTCAACCCCATTACGGGTGATGGCACTGTTGATTATCTCAATCTGCTTAAATAG
- the gap gene encoding type I glyceraldehyde-3-phosphate dehydrogenase, with protein MALRVAINGFGRIGRSVLRAAIKEKGIEFVAINDLTDAKTLAHLLKYDSVHGPFPGKVEVGNGEIIVNGKAIKILAVRNPEELPWKKEKIDVVLESTGLFTSREKAELHLKAGAKKVIISAPATSEDITIVMGVNSHLYDPKKHHIISNASCTTNCLAPVAKVLHETFGIEKGLVTTVHSYTNDQQILDLPHKDLRRARAAAMSMIPTSTGAAKAVSLVLPELKGKLDGMAIRVPTPNVSVVDLVATLAKKADVDKVNAAFKKASKGALKGILGFSEEPLVSIDYNGNPLSSTVDANCTKVIEGNMVKVLSWYDNETGFSYRVVDLMKLIAK; from the coding sequence ATGGCTCTAAGGGTTGCAATTAACGGTTTCGGCAGAATCGGGCGTTCCGTACTCCGTGCGGCTATCAAGGAGAAAGGCATTGAGTTCGTCGCAATCAACGATCTTACCGATGCAAAAACCCTGGCACACCTGCTCAAGTATGACTCCGTTCACGGACCATTTCCCGGCAAGGTTGAGGTCGGCAACGGTGAAATCATAGTCAACGGGAAAGCGATCAAGATTCTGGCCGTAAGGAATCCCGAAGAACTCCCTTGGAAAAAAGAAAAGATCGATGTAGTCCTTGAATCGACCGGACTCTTCACTTCTCGTGAAAAAGCCGAACTGCACCTGAAGGCAGGCGCCAAGAAGGTTATCATCTCAGCTCCGGCAACCAGTGAAGACATCACGATCGTCATGGGGGTCAACAGCCACCTCTATGACCCGAAAAAGCACCACATCATCTCCAACGCGTCATGCACCACCAACTGCCTTGCCCCAGTGGCCAAGGTGCTGCATGAGACATTCGGTATCGAAAAGGGCCTCGTGACAACGGTCCACTCATACACTAACGACCAGCAGATACTCGACCTCCCCCACAAAGACCTGCGCCGGGCCAGGGCTGCAGCAATGTCTATGATTCCGACTTCCACCGGTGCCGCCAAGGCGGTATCCCTTGTACTGCCGGAATTGAAAGGGAAACTGGATGGCATGGCGATTCGCGTACCGACTCCCAACGTCTCCGTAGTTGATCTTGTGGCAACTCTTGCAAAAAAAGCCGATGTAGATAAAGTCAATGCCGCATTCAAAAAGGCTTCCAAAGGAGCTCTCAAGGGAATTCTCGGGTTTTCTGAGGAACCACTTGTCTCCATCGACTACAACGGCAATCCTCTGTCATCCACGGTGGATGCTAACTGCACCAAAGTCATCGAAGGGAACATGGTCAAGGTTCTCTCATGGTACGACAATGAAACCGGTTTCTCATACCGCGTTGTCGACCTGATGAAACTTATCGCAAAATAA